In the Bradyrhizobium guangzhouense genome, one interval contains:
- a CDS encoding BREX protein BrxB domain-containing protein: protein MTDFEKRLRNDLEPHLVAADPRAKISAYHDMPYALFRYDPEQEYPLRRELTLLTTRLTQKGKRVTRISLAECLSAAMTSQLPLEDWYEAERAGTVEDTVRTISNLLEEYAPLVDLVAARMPEDPDPKKDVVLISRTGALFPVYRTFSLLEQLKGRVHVPTILFYPGDLDGASGLRFMSELDAEHNYRPKIF from the coding sequence ATGACCGATTTCGAGAAGCGCCTTCGGAACGACCTTGAGCCGCATTTGGTGGCCGCGGATCCGCGCGCGAAGATCAGCGCCTACCACGACATGCCGTACGCGCTCTTCCGGTACGATCCCGAGCAGGAGTACCCGCTGCGGCGGGAGTTGACTCTGCTGACCACCCGCCTGACCCAGAAGGGCAAGCGCGTGACGCGCATCTCGCTGGCGGAATGTCTTTCGGCCGCCATGACCTCGCAGCTCCCGCTCGAAGATTGGTACGAGGCGGAGCGGGCGGGAACGGTCGAGGACACTGTTCGGACGATCTCCAACCTCCTTGAGGAATATGCGCCCTTGGTGGATCTCGTCGCCGCTCGCATGCCGGAAGACCCCGATCCCAAGAAGGATGTTGTCTTGATTTCCCGCACCGGTGCTCTCTTTCCGGTCTACCGAACCTTCTCGCTGTTGGAGCAGCTGAAGGGACGCGTGCACGTGCCGACCATCCTGTTCTATCCGGGCGACCTCGACGGGGCTTCCGGCCTTCGCTTCATGAGCGAGCTCGATGCCGAGCATAACTATCGACCGAAGATCTTCTGA
- a CDS encoding BrxA family protein: MKIRPEWSQRLLRKGVLAQETYELFAAWDDGLSAADNLKSALSGRHKTAGWEREVRATLKRRLRDVEHVRPLIVLAKRGMSLVDWRDCLRLWIGVTEQPFHDFALGWLFNEHGKGRYQIRSEDVRPFIEKSAASRGPKAKPLSEYGQLRSARDLLRMAVDLGMLAGDGPTKTFASIAMSDDVTMFYVHMISDLEGNTTKMLSSRLWRLAYMAPTDVHVALLRLHQYKRLNYEVAGNIAQVGLPFKSALECAERAAA; this comes from the coding sequence ATGAAGATCCGCCCCGAATGGTCGCAGCGTCTCCTGCGGAAGGGGGTGCTGGCCCAAGAGACCTACGAGCTCTTTGCTGCGTGGGATGACGGCTTGTCGGCTGCCGACAACCTGAAGTCGGCTCTTTCCGGCAGGCACAAGACCGCCGGCTGGGAGCGGGAGGTCCGCGCCACCTTGAAGCGCCGGCTGCGCGACGTCGAACATGTGCGTCCTCTGATCGTGCTGGCCAAGCGGGGCATGTCTCTCGTCGACTGGCGCGACTGCTTGCGGCTGTGGATCGGCGTCACAGAGCAGCCGTTCCACGATTTCGCGCTGGGATGGCTGTTCAATGAGCATGGGAAAGGGCGCTATCAGATACGGTCGGAGGACGTGCGTCCCTTCATCGAAAAGTCCGCTGCCTCTCGCGGCCCCAAGGCCAAGCCGCTTTCCGAGTACGGGCAGCTCCGTAGCGCTCGGGACCTGCTCAGAATGGCGGTCGATCTCGGCATGCTGGCCGGCGACGGGCCGACGAAAACGTTCGCGTCCATCGCGATGAGCGACGACGTGACGATGTTCTACGTCCACATGATCAGCGACCTTGAAGGCAACACCACCAAGATGCTGTCGAGTCGGCTCTGGCGTCTGGCCTACATGGCTCCGACGGATGTCCATGTCGCGCTTTTGCGTCTCCACCAGTACAAGCGGCTGAACTACGAGGTGGCGGGCAACATCGCGCAGGTGGGGCTTCCGTTTAAGAGCGCGCTGGAGTGCGCCGAGAGGGCTGCCGCATGA
- a CDS encoding BrxE family protein codes for MGAADTYNDIDLAWLMRLRTVVARLGEMDCARWWNSQGQLGRPGAIVLRRGFPRTHYFAQAKSVQMVAAARCAEIFDPPGSVTLWRLTDDLEDRLDSIWESWLDAAGTWQPFFERVAGLKFNDVPSVLKDFDLVTDAEIEAHGKSKKSSDGRSIQIPEKFNGRRSAVALLALSFSASVPGGLVVPYARKADA; via the coding sequence ATGGGGGCCGCCGACACTTACAATGATATCGATCTCGCTTGGCTGATGAGGCTGAGGACGGTCGTGGCACGTCTGGGCGAAATGGATTGCGCCCGCTGGTGGAACTCGCAAGGGCAACTCGGGCGCCCGGGCGCGATCGTGCTGCGCCGAGGATTTCCGAGGACGCACTATTTTGCTCAGGCGAAGTCAGTGCAGATGGTCGCCGCCGCCCGTTGCGCGGAGATATTCGATCCGCCTGGGTCGGTTACCCTCTGGCGCCTCACCGACGATCTCGAAGACCGTCTGGATTCGATCTGGGAAAGCTGGCTCGACGCGGCCGGGACGTGGCAGCCGTTCTTCGAGCGCGTCGCCGGCCTGAAGTTCAACGACGTTCCGTCCGTCCTCAAGGATTTCGATCTGGTCACGGATGCGGAGATCGAGGCACACGGCAAGAGCAAGAAGTCGTCCGACGGACGGTCGATCCAGATCCCCGAGAAGTTCAACGGGCGGCGGAGCGCCGTTGCCTTGCTGGCGCTCTCGTTCTCCGCCAGCGTGCCCGGCGGCCTGGTCGTCCCTTATGCGCGGAAGGCCGACGCATGA
- a CDS encoding metallophosphoesterase, with translation MRLWPMSDLHLELTRGWDLPSGDARPDFDVMIVAGDLAPRMERGVAWLRERVQDRPVLYIPGNHEFYGCDIDRTVEKARATAAGTNIHVLQNDVFIIDDITFLGATMWTDFDLFDDPAYAMMVAGGVMNDYRKIRHGNYEFRLRPEHTLSRHLQSRDFIARELRKGGRHVVISHHGPVPQAMKRGFERDISSAAYCSDLRDLIREGAPELWIYGHTHESRDLEIRSTRLVSNAKGYGPWPGAQSSWDNPDFDDKLIIEI, from the coding sequence ATGCGTCTATGGCCCATGTCCGATCTCCATCTTGAATTGACCCGCGGCTGGGACCTGCCGTCGGGAGACGCGCGTCCTGATTTCGACGTGATGATCGTCGCCGGCGACCTGGCCCCTCGCATGGAGAGAGGCGTCGCCTGGCTGCGAGAGCGCGTGCAGGACCGGCCCGTGCTTTACATTCCGGGCAACCACGAATTCTACGGCTGCGACATCGACAGGACAGTCGAGAAGGCGCGCGCCACAGCGGCAGGGACGAACATTCACGTGCTGCAGAACGATGTCTTCATCATCGACGACATCACCTTCCTCGGCGCCACCATGTGGACCGACTTCGACCTGTTCGACGACCCAGCCTATGCGATGATGGTCGCCGGCGGCGTCATGAACGACTACCGGAAGATCAGGCACGGCAACTACGAATTCCGCCTGCGCCCGGAGCACACGCTGTCGCGCCACCTGCAATCGCGCGACTTCATCGCGCGCGAGCTACGCAAGGGCGGCCGACACGTCGTCATTAGCCACCACGGTCCGGTGCCCCAAGCAATGAAGCGCGGCTTCGAGCGTGACATCTCGTCGGCCGCCTATTGCAGCGACCTCCGCGACCTCATCCGCGAGGGCGCGCCGGAACTCTGGATCTACGGTCACACGCACGAGTCTCGCGACCTGGAGATCCGCAGCACGCGCCTGGTCAGCAACGCGAAGGGCTACGGCCCGTGGCCCGGCGCGCAGAGCAGCTGGGACAATCCCGACTTCGACGACAAGCTCATCATCGAGATCTGA
- a CDS encoding TnsA endonuclease N-terminal domain-containing protein codes for MRAEGGGPIRTVIQAVLKRPTGEFPSLKAGRPLPWESIAERHFIWVCEADWDVRAFMMQPMRMEFRMSDGRTLVYFPDCERLLASTAIEIIEIKRSDDEHRRDPEYSFKLWLAKRVCKLRGWNFRILSAETYLAEGHRLANARLIRMDRFAAISSQDYLRLGEAFRLADGTMPWGAVVTTLSRTDDEWSPQGLARLRALIVRRHVRVDITRRITQQTPVVLTESAAIKLGK; via the coding sequence GTGCGCGCCGAAGGCGGTGGGCCGATCAGGACTGTCATCCAGGCCGTCCTGAAGAGGCCGACCGGCGAGTTCCCGTCGCTGAAGGCGGGACGGCCGCTGCCGTGGGAGAGCATCGCCGAGCGGCACTTCATCTGGGTGTGCGAAGCGGACTGGGACGTGCGCGCGTTCATGATGCAGCCGATGCGGATGGAATTCCGCATGAGCGACGGCCGCACGCTCGTCTATTTCCCCGACTGCGAGCGCCTCCTCGCCAGCACCGCGATCGAGATCATCGAAATCAAGCGTTCGGACGACGAGCACCGGCGCGACCCCGAATACAGCTTCAAGCTCTGGCTGGCCAAGCGCGTGTGCAAGCTCCGCGGCTGGAATTTCCGGATCCTCTCGGCCGAGACCTATCTGGCCGAGGGCCACCGCCTGGCCAACGCCCGGTTGATCCGGATGGACCGCTTCGCCGCGATCTCGTCTCAGGACTACCTCCGTCTTGGCGAAGCCTTCCGCCTCGCCGACGGCACGATGCCGTGGGGCGCGGTCGTCACCACGCTCAGCCGCACCGACGACGAGTGGAGCCCGCAGGGCCTGGCGCGCCTGCGCGCACTGATCGTCCGCCGCCACGTGCGCGTCGACATCACCCGCCGGATCACCCAGCAGACGCCGGTCGTCCTGACCGAAAGCGCCGCGATCAAGCTCGGCAAGTAG
- a CDS encoding integrase catalytic domain-containing protein — MSSLDIRKGELFHHAEKGLIRFDRWRAYNVMCFEEETDGTPVKIPEHKFLELHTLRKIRKIEQDRDGHPIELREFGPDELWTDSSDADQAKLTPEGRAALARQFYTIKADEEGTGLGGKALQTLISRWRPVVRQLRYETDELREGKNPEPYRVEVARLRHCIKFCGRPGARPLEAFRDNRGKNSKRRLADEVENEIPKVIDYFYGACNRDYNDAHGELREAIKELNKKRSADDQLKLPRLEVLRRRIDEALTFDNWARKTSRSEAWRKLHGHREHITAELPLELAIIDTTPLDVHVLDSKLLLPLGRPYLTVCLDVYSRMVLGFFVTFEPPSLYSVLATLKRVNRHKGYMQKLYPQIKRPWDGWGRPTEILLDRDWAHQSPSFQHSMANLGTEVHYAPADTPQYKAVCERWFDSLNKGLIHKLAGAVRYNVYVMRQVGLNPSKDALITLEDLNELLHEFIDVYNYRPHDGIDAIPARKWQEGLVIQRRSFISDVAALDHVLGQVHTATISGNGIKFKNMRWHDEATTSMLLDDLVRFEKKRSQDLRTFGQSRARVVVKFNPADASSISVWNRGGEPKGYWVTMPNVNAEALKGMSFWHLDRIREFSKEKDLEFSPEEDRWEAQNRLRKHWETLAGQMPMRQARQARRGLGWSLGQFDDTTTNELPDITLDNITDAVAEASTAGLNKVEPEGVPDHVAAELLDRDNTPNKGRTPSKSAIAKTKRTKARNKAEAEQADHEAYVKERRGDPTGDPKARGTPVIEDDDFDDDGWSETDAPITAPTEPPNDETAADEGW; from the coding sequence ATGTCTTCGCTCGACATCAGGAAAGGCGAGCTGTTCCACCACGCCGAGAAGGGACTGATCCGCTTCGACCGCTGGCGGGCCTACAACGTCATGTGCTTCGAGGAGGAGACGGACGGCACCCCGGTCAAGATTCCAGAGCACAAGTTCCTCGAACTGCATACGCTGCGGAAGATCCGGAAGATCGAGCAGGACCGCGACGGCCATCCGATCGAACTCCGCGAATTCGGTCCGGACGAATTGTGGACGGACTCTTCGGACGCGGACCAGGCGAAGCTCACGCCGGAGGGGCGCGCAGCGCTCGCCCGTCAGTTCTACACAATCAAGGCCGACGAAGAAGGCACCGGCCTCGGTGGCAAGGCCCTGCAGACGCTTATTAGCCGGTGGCGTCCCGTCGTCCGGCAGCTCCGATACGAAACCGACGAATTGCGTGAGGGCAAGAATCCGGAGCCCTATCGAGTCGAGGTCGCGCGGCTCCGCCACTGCATCAAGTTCTGCGGCCGGCCGGGCGCGCGGCCGCTCGAAGCGTTCCGGGACAACCGCGGCAAGAATTCGAAGCGCCGTCTTGCCGACGAGGTCGAGAACGAAATCCCGAAGGTCATCGATTATTTCTACGGCGCTTGCAACCGGGACTACAACGACGCGCACGGCGAGCTGCGCGAGGCGATCAAGGAGCTGAACAAGAAGCGTTCCGCAGACGATCAGCTCAAGTTGCCGCGACTGGAGGTGCTCCGCCGCCGCATCGACGAGGCTCTGACCTTCGATAACTGGGCCCGCAAGACTTCGCGCAGCGAAGCCTGGCGCAAGCTTCACGGCCACCGCGAGCACATCACTGCGGAGCTGCCGCTCGAGCTCGCCATCATCGATACTACGCCGCTCGACGTCCATGTGCTCGACAGCAAACTGCTGCTGCCGCTCGGGCGGCCCTATCTGACCGTCTGCCTCGACGTCTACAGCCGGATGGTCCTGGGATTCTTCGTCACGTTCGAGCCCCCGTCGCTCTACTCCGTGCTGGCGACGCTCAAGCGCGTCAACCGCCACAAGGGGTACATGCAGAAGCTGTACCCGCAGATCAAGCGGCCGTGGGACGGCTGGGGTCGGCCCACCGAGATACTCCTGGACCGCGACTGGGCGCACCAGTCGCCCTCGTTCCAGCACTCGATGGCGAACCTGGGCACCGAAGTCCACTACGCCCCGGCGGATACGCCGCAGTACAAGGCAGTCTGCGAGCGCTGGTTCGACAGCCTCAACAAAGGCCTGATCCACAAGCTCGCCGGCGCGGTCCGCTACAACGTCTACGTCATGCGTCAGGTTGGCCTCAATCCTTCAAAGGATGCGCTGATCACGCTCGAAGACCTCAACGAGCTCCTCCACGAATTCATCGACGTCTACAACTACCGTCCCCACGACGGAATCGACGCGATCCCCGCCCGGAAGTGGCAGGAAGGTCTCGTCATCCAGCGCCGCAGCTTCATCAGCGACGTCGCGGCCCTCGACCACGTCCTCGGCCAGGTTCACACCGCCACGATCAGCGGCAACGGCATCAAGTTCAAGAACATGCGCTGGCACGACGAGGCCACGACCAGCATGCTCCTGGACGATCTCGTCCGCTTCGAGAAGAAGCGCTCTCAGGACCTGCGCACATTCGGCCAGTCGCGCGCACGCGTCGTCGTCAAGTTCAATCCAGCGGATGCCTCCTCCATCAGCGTCTGGAATCGCGGGGGCGAGCCCAAGGGTTACTGGGTGACGATGCCCAACGTGAATGCCGAAGCCCTGAAGGGCATGTCGTTCTGGCATCTCGACCGGATCCGGGAATTCTCGAAGGAAAAAGATCTCGAGTTCAGCCCAGAAGAGGATCGCTGGGAGGCCCAGAACAGGCTCCGCAAGCACTGGGAGACGCTCGCCGGCCAGATGCCGATGCGCCAGGCCCGCCAGGCGCGCCGCGGACTCGGCTGGTCGCTCGGCCAGTTCGACGACACCACGACCAACGAACTCCCCGACATCACCTTGGACAACATCACCGACGCCGTGGCGGAAGCGTCGACCGCCGGCCTCAACAAGGTCGAGCCGGAAGGCGTGCCCGACCATGTCGCCGCCGAGCTCCTCGACCGGGACAACACTCCGAACAAGGGCCGCACGCCCAGCAAGTCCGCTATCGCGAAAACCAAGCGCACGAAGGCACGCAACAAAGCCGAAGCCGAACAGGCCGACCACGAGGCGTACGTCAAGGAGCGGCGGGGCGATCCAACCGGCGACCCCAAGGCGCGCGGCACTCCCGTGATCGAGGACGACGACTTCGACGACGACGGCTGGAGCGAGACCGACGCTCCGATCACCGCACCCACCGAACCACCGAACGACGAAACCGCAGCCGACGAAGGCTGGTAG
- a CDS encoding Mu transposase C-terminal domain-containing protein encodes MRKFITNIIERVSRFIGRRPHVAADPMLCTVDGESGIRIPPGRLDTALLTSAGIRINGIRYHDAALAELPLKSGSSRRIPIKWDPSDASYIKVLDRALPGEIKWITVQAVDLPTKMSFAEYARLREFARSQGIAFGTETERSEALERLKSHWERLAGLSPLRAHRIASEWDGPVADEIDTLPATEDMPLAPESRPRARKPRKAALLKAKRTKSRKAAEAKTKVPTRISRAKRK; translated from the coding sequence ATGCGCAAGTTCATCACCAACATCATCGAGCGGGTGAGCCGCTTCATCGGCCGCCGGCCGCACGTGGCGGCCGACCCGATGCTCTGCACGGTCGACGGCGAATCCGGCATCCGGATTCCGCCGGGCCGGCTCGATACCGCCCTCCTCACCTCAGCCGGCATCCGCATCAATGGCATCCGCTATCACGATGCCGCGCTCGCCGAACTGCCGCTGAAATCCGGCTCTTCGAGGAGGATCCCGATCAAGTGGGATCCGAGCGACGCCTCGTACATCAAGGTCCTGGATCGCGCACTCCCCGGTGAGATCAAGTGGATCACGGTGCAGGCGGTCGACCTCCCGACGAAGATGTCGTTCGCGGAATACGCGCGGCTCCGTGAGTTCGCGAGATCGCAGGGGATCGCCTTCGGCACCGAGACCGAGCGCTCCGAAGCATTGGAGCGACTGAAGAGCCATTGGGAGAGGCTGGCCGGATTGTCCCCGTTGCGCGCCCACCGGATCGCGAGCGAGTGGGACGGCCCGGTCGCGGACGAGATCGATACCCTCCCGGCTACCGAGGACATGCCGCTCGCGCCGGAATCGCGCCCTCGCGCACGCAAGCCCCGCAAGGCCGCGCTCCTCAAGGCCAAGCGCACCAAGAGCCGCAAGGCGGCCGAAGCGAAGACCAAGGTCCCCACCCGCATTTCCCGCGCCAAGCGCAAGTAA
- a CDS encoding ATP-binding protein: MQDGIKRLSIFDGNIIEHPRLGKFREKIRWLLGNTSSVVHTNEARRAAAKGRPCKMRELWVLPIIGPSGAMKSTSIGKVVDEINADPSFAEDDIPVLLVTMRGVRTPRAFLSLVLESYGDAAQEIIPGSGPINAQVVVRSIYEIARTKRTLLLVIDEAHELLRHDGGKTGHNMAMLLKTMVNEGIFSVVLVGTKEMLGLFRSKELKSRTVADEDATLLPFDIKKEADRNYFFKFLQRVEDEMVKRGVVDEPLGWVSTIEDRAKIYDMCDGVPGIACRVLRMALERALRLGRTSIEWPDFESAFRAFNATEPRPLFDPFAEGPRKETLGRLKAEAAAKTKRGGKDAA, encoded by the coding sequence ATGCAGGACGGCATCAAGCGGCTCAGCATCTTCGACGGAAACATCATCGAACACCCCCGGCTCGGCAAGTTCCGCGAGAAGATCCGGTGGCTGCTCGGGAACACGAGCAGCGTGGTCCACACGAACGAGGCCCGACGCGCGGCGGCCAAGGGCCGCCCCTGCAAGATGCGGGAGCTCTGGGTGCTCCCGATCATCGGGCCCAGCGGCGCGATGAAGTCGACCTCGATCGGCAAGGTCGTCGACGAGATCAACGCCGACCCCAGCTTCGCCGAAGACGACATTCCCGTGCTCCTCGTGACGATGCGCGGCGTCAGGACCCCGCGCGCCTTCCTCTCGCTGGTGCTCGAAAGCTACGGCGACGCCGCCCAGGAGATCATCCCCGGATCCGGCCCGATCAACGCGCAGGTCGTGGTCAGGAGCATCTACGAGATCGCGCGGACCAAGCGCACGCTCCTGCTCGTCATCGACGAAGCGCACGAACTGCTCCGCCACGACGGCGGCAAGACCGGCCACAACATGGCGATGTTGCTCAAGACGATGGTCAACGAGGGCATCTTCAGCGTCGTCCTGGTCGGGACCAAAGAGATGCTCGGCCTCTTCCGCTCGAAGGAGCTCAAGTCCCGCACGGTCGCGGACGAGGATGCCACCCTGCTCCCGTTCGACATCAAGAAGGAGGCGGATCGGAACTATTTCTTCAAGTTTTTGCAGCGCGTCGAGGACGAGATGGTGAAGCGCGGCGTCGTCGACGAGCCGCTCGGCTGGGTGTCGACGATCGAGGATCGCGCGAAGATCTACGACATGTGCGACGGCGTGCCCGGCATCGCATGCCGGGTGCTCCGCATGGCGCTCGAACGCGCACTGCGTCTGGGCCGCACTTCGATCGAGTGGCCGGACTTCGAGAGCGCCTTCCGGGCGTTCAACGCCACCGAGCCGCGCCCGCTGTTCGACCCCTTCGCCGAAGGGCCGAGGAAGGAGACGCTCGGCCGCCTGAAGGCTGAGGCCGCTGCCAAGACCAAGCGCGGCGGCAAGGACGCGGCATGA